The genomic DNA CCTCCGCCCAGTTGTGTATCATGGTGAAGGTCATCCTGGCATTCTTCTTGACATAGAACTCCGATACGCCTACATGGAGGCCCCGCTTCATGTGGGGAGAGGTGGCGCACCCCGTGATCACGTGAAGCTCGGAACCCTCTTCGGCCACGATAATGTTATGCACATTCTGCTGGAGGCCCTCTTTGTCCAGATACAGGCATGTCTGTATGGGATAGACGGACCTGCTTCCAGGAAGGGCGCGGATGAGATACCCGTCGTGGAGTTCCAGTTCGGCCGCCGCGGTGAACTTGTCCGTTTCCACGTCCGCAAGTTTCCAGTAATACTTGTCCACCCAGTCGTAAGTTTCCAGGGCCTTGCGGATAGGGATCACCTCGATTCCGTCCCGGGGGGCATGGCAGTGAATCACCGTGGTATCCTTCTGGAAAAAGGTCCCGCTCCGCTCACGCTTGGTGACGTCCAGTCCGGACATGATGAGTTGTTTCTGCTCCTCCTCGGGGAGGGCGCAAAGGTCTTCATCGGCCAGATAAGAATGGGGTACCGGGGCCGCATCAAATTCCTCGAGATCCACGTCGGACCCGATGGCCGGCTTTTTATTCACAGCCTTGAGGGCCTTCTCCTTTAGTTCGTCCCTGTTATACATCTCACGCACTCCTTGTATCCCGATTGCGCCACACAACTCAGGATCTCCCTGGGATTGCTGACGCAACTGAGCATCCCGTCGTAAAGCACCTGGCCCTTATCCGCGGTCACATAATCCAGGATGTATCCCGTGTGGGTGATGATCAAACCCATCTTGGTCCGTTCCATCCTCTTCTGCATCTTGGACTTGGTGTGGTTCACGGACAGATCTTTCTGTAGTAATTCCGCGATTGTTTTGCCCACAAGGGAGATGTTTTCCATGTCCACGCCGGATTCAGGTTCATCGAAAAGCATCAGGTCCGGATCCTGGGCCATGAGCTGCAGCAGTTCCGAACGCTTGATCTCTCCACCCGAAAAACCGGCATTCACGTCCCGATCGAGAAATTCGGTGAAATTAACCCGGGCCGCAAGGGCCTCCTCATCCACTTCGCCCCTGGCGCATATCTTGACCATCTGGCGCGTCTTCAAGCCGTTTATGGTCGGAGGGCGCTGATAGGACATGCCGATCCCAAGCTGGGCCCGTTCGTGGACGGGCATATAGGTAATGTCTTCTCCTTTGAAAAGAATCCTTCCGGAAAGCACCTGATACTGGGGGTACCCCATGATGGTCATCAGGAGGGATGTCTTTCCGGAACCGTTGGGACCAAAGAGGACATGGGTCTCACCCGGCTGAATCTCCAGATGAATGTCTTTCAACAGGATCCGGTCCCCCAGTTTCACCTTCAAGTCTTCAATGAGAAGCATCCCTTTAACCTCCTTCCGGGTATTGAGGATTCGAGAGACGGATTTCATCATCCCGCCCGACCCCGCCACCCTCACTCGTCGCGTCTTCAGACCAGATAGGCCTCCCACTGCCTGGCCGTTTCAGCGATATAGCCTCCAGGCACATCTTTCATGATCCGGTTGTGCCCGGGCAGAAGTATTTCCACCTCCAGATCTGCAAGCCGCAACAGGGAGTTCTTCAAGGCGGCGGCATCGGCACCATGGAGGTCAAACCGACCAATGGCGAAATCGGCATAAACGGTATCCCCGGGGATGAGGATTTTATCCTTGGGTTCATAGAGGGCGATTGATCCTGCGGAATGCCCCGGGACATGGAGGACTTCCCAGGTCATGCCTCCGAGATCAAGCTGGTCTCCTTCCTTGAGCATCCTGTCCACCTTAAAGGTAAAATCCCCCGGCTTCAAATTGTACTGGGCCACAACCATCGCTTTGAACATATCCATACCGTAAACCGTTCTCTCGTCTCCACCCTCGAGGGGTGCGGCCTCCACCTCGTGGACCCAGAGTTCCAGCCAGGGCATTTCCTGCTTGATCTCCTTGAAACAGCCGATATGGTCCAGATGGGTATGGGTCATGATGATTCTCTTGACATCTTCCGGTTCGATACCGGCATCCCGGATGCTCCGGACCTTGTAATCCCCTTTTCCCATGAGTCCCGCATCAACAAGGGAAAGGTCCTTTGTCTCCGGCTTCCCAATAAGGTAGACATGGGAATCAGGGATCAATTCATCTTGGCCGGGAATGAAATACACTCCTTTTGTCACTGTGGGCATATGCAGCTCCTTATAGTAGATTTACCTTCCCCAGCCCCATTGGATACACCGGGGTCCGTCAATCAACCATAGGGCAATGGGGTCGGATATTCAAGGGTATTCAAAATTTTTCCAGGGACCTGAAACTGTCCAGCGGCCAAGACAGGGGGAGGAGGCACTATCGACGGACAGCTTGGTTGAGACACGGTTCGATTCAATAATTTGTCATTGTGTTGGGATTTCACTGGATTTTACAGGGCCCCCTTAAGAAAAGAGGGGGTTTTTCCATCAAGCAGTTGGATACCGCCTCAAATGCTATTATTCATTTCCGCCAAAATCGGCCCAAAAGAGAAGGCCGGCAATCCCTGCCGACCTTCTTGAATCCCTTAAATTTCCCAGCCGATTATTCAATTATTTCCACGTATCACCTCAGAAGAGAATCTAAAAAGCAACCACCGATGCTTTCTGTTGATTGGGGGACATCTTCATCAGGCTCTGCAATACCTACGGGATCGTCAATCGATCCATTCTCCGTGTTGTCGGCGTCATTATCGCCACCATCCGTTACCGTGTAATAAACGGAGTTACCCACGATATTGCAATCCACCTCGGTAAACCCGTCTGAGCCCACCTTGTACAATTTACTCCCCCACTTTATCTCAGACGGATACGTCAATTTCACTCTCACCTTTTCCCCGTTCAACAGGTCATTGATATTGAAATCCACGAGCCCGTGGGTAAACGTGTAACCAGAAGGTTTCCCCGCCTGATTGATCTCGGAGGCCGTATCCGAAACCGCCCGTACACCGGATAGGGTGCCCCTGGTATTTATCCCCACATCCACCGTAATCTTTCCTGTGCCGGTGCTTGACTCAGGGCTTGCCTTGGTGTTATCACTCGGGACAACATCGATATTGTCACCCACACCGTCACCGTCCGAATCCTTGTCGGTCGTAAACACCCACGAATAATTGGATCCCAGGGGATTTCCGGCCTCATCCTTTACGCCTGTCGTAATGGTAGCGGTGTATTGTGTGTCGAATGCAAGATTCCCGGAAGGGGTGAACGTGGCGGTTTTCCCGCTGTACGTAACAGTGCCCGATACCGTACCGCCTGAATAGGTAAGGGTAAATGTATTGGTATTAATAGTAGAACTTCTCATGGATTCTGAAAAGGTGACCGAAATGGAAGAATCCACACCCACGGTCACGGCACCGTTGCTTGGGCTGACAGAAGAAACCGTAGGCGCCGTCGTATCAACCGTCCCCCCCGTTGAAAAACTCCAGGTGCAGGTCCCGGACAAGGCGTTCCCTGCCAGGTCCTTGACACCGGTTGTAAGAGTTACGGTATAGGTGGTGTTGTCTTGCAAATTAGCCGATGGGGTGAAAGTGGCC from Deltaproteobacteria bacterium includes the following:
- a CDS encoding ABC transporter ATP-binding protein; protein product: MLLIEDLKVKLGDRILLKDIHLEIQPGETHVLFGPNGSGKTSLLMTIMGYPQYQVLSGRILFKGEDITYMPVHERAQLGIGMSYQRPPTINGLKTRQMVKICARGEVDEEALAARVNFTEFLDRDVNAGFSGGEIKRSELLQLMAQDPDLMLFDEPESGVDMENISLVGKTIAELLQKDLSVNHTKSKMQKRMERTKMGLIITHTGYILDYVTADKGQVLYDGMLSCVSNPREILSCVAQSGYKECVRCITGTN
- a CDS encoding SufD family Fe-S cluster assembly protein, which codes for MYNRDELKEKALKAVNKKPAIGSDVDLEEFDAAPVPHSYLADEDLCALPEEEQKQLIMSGLDVTKRERSGTFFQKDTTVIHCHAPRDGIEVIPIRKALETYDWVDKYYWKLADVETDKFTAAAELELHDGYLIRALPGSRSVYPIQTCLYLDKEGLQQNVHNIIVAEEGSELHVITGCATSPHMKRGLHVGVSEFYVKKNARMTFTMIHNWAEDMVVRPRSVARVEEGGLFLSNYISMKPVKSVQMYPTTYLVGKNAVARFYSIIVGNPGCEIDLGGRIYLREEGDRAEIVARTISNGGNIINRGHLIGEVPGIKAHLECKGLLLNGGMIHAIPELEGHADGVEMSHEAAVGKIAQEEIHYLMSRGLSEEEATATIVRGFLNVDIPGLPPQLQAEIDRAVRESDKDVM
- a CDS encoding MBL fold metallo-hydrolase, with the protein product MPTVTKGVYFIPGQDELIPDSHVYLIGKPETKDLSLVDAGLMGKGDYKVRSIRDAGIEPEDVKRIIMTHTHLDHIGCFKEIKQEMPWLELWVHEVEAAPLEGGDERTVYGMDMFKAMVVAQYNLKPGDFTFKVDRMLKEGDQLDLGGMTWEVLHVPGHSAGSIALYEPKDKILIPGDTVYADFAIGRFDLHGADAAALKNSLLRLADLEVEILLPGHNRIMKDVPGGYIAETARQWEAYLV